A genomic region of Paenibacillus sp. PL2-23 contains the following coding sequences:
- the xylA gene encoding xylose isomerase → MAYFQGINKIQFEGKGSDNPLAFKHYDPKQVVLGKTMEEHLRYAVAYWHTFNANGSDPFGVGTMVRGWDAYDGLDRSKARVEANFEFMEKLDIPYYCFHDIDIAPEGETLQETNKNLDIIVAMLKDSMKASGKKLLWNTVNMFTNPRYVHGAGTTCNADVYAYAGAQLKKGLEVGKELGAENYVFWGGREGYETLLNTDMGFELDNLARLYHMAIAYAKEIGFDAQFLIEPKPKEPTKHQYDFDAATTIAFLQKYGLKDHFKLNLEANHATLAGHTFEHEIRTAAINGMLGSLDANQGDLLLGWDTDEFPTDLYSTTLTMYEVLKAGGLGRGGVNFDAKVRRGSFEAEDLFLAHIAGMDSFAWGLKAAAKLIEEKTLDSIVTDRYASFQEGIGADIVSGKATLASLEQYALQNHKIVNKSGRQERIRLMLSEVIFSV, encoded by the coding sequence ATGGCTTATTTCCAAGGCATCAACAAAATTCAATTCGAAGGCAAAGGCTCTGACAATCCACTGGCGTTCAAGCATTACGATCCCAAGCAGGTTGTACTGGGCAAAACAATGGAAGAGCATCTTCGTTACGCGGTTGCATACTGGCATACCTTCAACGCAAACGGCTCAGACCCGTTCGGCGTGGGCACAATGGTTCGCGGCTGGGACGCTTACGATGGTCTTGACCGCTCCAAGGCTCGTGTAGAAGCAAACTTCGAGTTCATGGAGAAGCTGGACATTCCTTACTACTGCTTCCATGATATCGACATCGCGCCTGAAGGCGAGACGCTTCAAGAAACGAACAAAAACCTGGACATCATCGTAGCTATGCTGAAGGACAGCATGAAAGCCAGCGGCAAAAAGCTGCTCTGGAACACAGTTAACATGTTCACAAACCCTCGTTATGTACACGGCGCCGGCACAACCTGCAATGCCGACGTATACGCCTATGCGGGCGCTCAGTTGAAGAAAGGCCTTGAAGTAGGCAAGGAGCTTGGTGCTGAGAACTATGTATTCTGGGGCGGCCGCGAAGGCTATGAGACGCTGCTGAACACAGATATGGGCTTCGAGCTTGATAACCTGGCTCGCCTGTACCATATGGCGATCGCGTATGCCAAGGAAATTGGCTTCGACGCGCAATTCCTGATCGAGCCTAAGCCGAAGGAGCCGACCAAGCATCAATACGACTTCGACGCTGCGACAACAATCGCGTTCCTGCAGAAGTACGGCCTCAAGGATCACTTCAAGCTGAACCTGGAAGCCAACCACGCGACGCTTGCGGGCCATACCTTCGAGCACGAAATTCGTACAGCTGCTATCAACGGCATGCTGGGCTCGCTTGACGCGAACCAAGGCGACCTGCTGCTTGGCTGGGATACGGACGAATTCCCAACCGACCTGTATTCCACAACGCTGACGATGTACGAAGTACTGAAGGCTGGCGGTCTGGGCCGCGGCGGCGTGAACTTCGACGCCAAGGTACGTCGTGGCTCGTTCGAAGCGGAAGACCTGTTCCTGGCTCATATCGCTGGTATGGACAGCTTCGCTTGGGGGTTGAAAGCGGCAGCTAAGCTGATCGAAGAGAAGACGCTTGACAGCATCGTTACAGACCGCTATGCAAGCTTCCAAGAAGGCATTGGCGCGGATATCGTATCCGGCAAAGCAACGCTTGCTTCCCTGGAGCAATACGCGCTGCAGAACCACAAAATCGTGAATAAATCCGGTCGTCAAGAGCGTATTCGCCTCATGCTGAGCGAGGTCATCTTCAGCGTATAA
- the xylB gene encoding xylulokinase, with product MSYVIGIDLGTSAVKALLVNRDGNVAAEASRSYPLFHERSGWSEQRADDWVQGTLEAIAELVSGNGIDAAAIEGISFSGQMHGLVLLDEAGNPVRNAILWNDTRTTEQCREIERVLGDKLLSVTRNPALEGFTLPKILWVRQHEPEAFSKSSLFVLPKDYVRYRLTGQLHMDYSDAAGTLMLDVAGKVWSQDVLEAFGLPASFCPPLVESHGYVGNLLPDAAAKAGLTEATKVFAGGADNACGAIGSGILSEGLTLCSIGTSGVILSYEKDETSDYQGKVHFFNHGQENAFYAMGVTLAAGYSLSWFKKTFAPGESYDQLLDGVGAVKPGAGGLLFTPYLVGERTPHADSSIRASFIGMDGSHERIHFARAVMEGITFSLGESVHMLRSAGKSVDKIVSIGGGAQNPVWLQMQADIFDATVVSLENEQGPGLGAAMLAAYGCGWFDSLEACSKSFVKYASAYTPQPEAVQTYRELFSVYQQVYHQTRSMNEALAAFRS from the coding sequence ATGAGTTATGTTATTGGTATTGACCTTGGAACAAGCGCCGTCAAGGCGCTTCTGGTCAATCGCGACGGCAATGTTGCCGCGGAGGCTTCGCGAAGCTACCCGCTCTTCCACGAACGCTCCGGCTGGAGCGAGCAGCGCGCCGACGATTGGGTTCAAGGCACGCTGGAAGCTATTGCGGAGCTCGTGTCCGGCAACGGCATCGACGCTGCAGCAATCGAAGGCATCAGCTTCTCGGGTCAAATGCATGGCCTCGTTCTTCTGGACGAGGCGGGCAATCCGGTACGGAACGCTATATTATGGAACGATACCCGTACGACGGAGCAATGCCGTGAAATCGAGCGCGTGCTTGGCGACAAGCTCCTGTCGGTTACGCGCAATCCGGCGCTTGAAGGGTTCACCTTGCCGAAGATTCTGTGGGTGCGCCAGCATGAGCCGGAAGCCTTCAGCAAGTCATCCCTATTCGTATTGCCGAAGGATTATGTGCGCTACCGGCTAACGGGACAGCTTCATATGGATTATTCCGACGCTGCGGGCACACTTATGCTGGACGTTGCTGGAAAGGTATGGAGCCAGGACGTGCTGGAAGCGTTCGGCTTGCCTGCAAGCTTCTGTCCTCCACTTGTGGAATCGCACGGCTACGTCGGCAACCTGCTGCCGGATGCCGCGGCGAAGGCCGGCTTAACGGAAGCGACAAAGGTATTCGCAGGAGGCGCGGACAATGCTTGCGGAGCGATTGGCTCTGGCATTTTGTCTGAGGGACTGACGTTGTGCTCCATTGGCACCTCCGGCGTTATTCTCTCCTATGAGAAGGATGAGACGAGCGATTACCAGGGCAAGGTTCATTTCTTTAACCACGGACAGGAGAACGCGTTCTATGCGATGGGCGTCACTCTTGCGGCTGGCTACAGCTTGAGCTGGTTCAAGAAGACATTCGCCCCAGGAGAATCGTACGATCAGCTTCTGGATGGAGTAGGGGCTGTGAAGCCTGGCGCGGGCGGTCTTCTGTTCACACCGTATTTGGTGGGTGAGCGTACGCCTCATGCGGATTCATCGATCCGTGCCAGCTTTATCGGGATGGACGGCTCTCATGAGCGCATCCATTTTGCCCGTGCGGTGATGGAGGGGATCACGTTCTCGCTCGGGGAGTCCGTTCATATGCTGAGAAGCGCAGGCAAGTCCGTCGACAAAATTGTATCCATCGGCGGCGGCGCCCAGAATCCCGTCTGGCTGCAAATGCAGGCCGACATCTTCGACGCAACCGTCGTGTCGCTAGAGAACGAGCAAGGCCCAGGTCTCGGCGCGGCCATGCTGGCTGCGTACGGCTGCGGCTGGTTCGACAGCCTGGAGGCTTGCTCCAAGAGCTTCGTGAAATACGCCAGCGCATACACGCCACAGCCTGAAGCAGTACAGACGTATCGCGAGCTGTTCAGTGTATATCAGCAGGTGTATCATCAGACGAGGTCTATGAACGAGGCTTTGGCAGCGTTCAGATCATAA
- a CDS encoding DUF2087 domain-containing protein: MANSGNASLDERFWEASLTDIKNGFLFVEDQAGYCCLICGALFEEGEIFKLPGEERYFDARKYASYHVSKEHGTMLECLLSLDKKATGLTDIQKEMIRDFAAGLGDNEIVKRTGGSASTVRNHRFVLKEKAKQAKLLLAIMELMEAGTTQEPRFVPIHRTSTIMDERFALTEDEYKDMIRRYFPEGPEGPLDGIPSKQKRKVAVLRHIASFFQTGEAYSEEEVNEKLKRFSPEEYVTIRRYLVDYGYLDRKSDGSQYWVPTIGRDEDGMKDRYIGELVGAKKREKAAAAAQTGEEQMEAVAMPEAARSGPDKAARKALTAEYQEREREMGVYQIKNEANGRVFIGASTNMNGLWNKEKFVLGLGSHMNKELQKDWKLFGEEQFSFHILDTVKTDGTVRYDYKDVYDEEGKEQAGVTKGYRREVEALKDKWLEKLKPFGDKGYH; encoded by the coding sequence GTGGCTAATAGCGGGAATGCGAGCCTGGATGAACGCTTCTGGGAAGCGTCACTGACCGATATAAAAAATGGATTTCTGTTCGTAGAGGACCAAGCTGGCTATTGCTGTTTGATTTGCGGCGCCTTGTTCGAGGAAGGCGAGATCTTCAAGCTGCCAGGCGAGGAACGATACTTCGATGCGAGAAAATATGCTTCTTATCACGTGAGCAAGGAGCATGGCACCATGCTGGAATGCCTCTTAAGCCTCGACAAAAAAGCGACAGGGCTGACAGACATCCAGAAGGAAATGATCCGTGATTTTGCAGCGGGTCTTGGTGACAACGAGATCGTGAAGCGGACTGGTGGCAGTGCTTCGACTGTGCGGAATCACCGGTTTGTTCTGAAGGAGAAGGCGAAGCAAGCCAAGCTGCTCCTTGCGATTATGGAGCTAATGGAAGCGGGTACGACGCAGGAGCCAAGGTTTGTGCCCATTCACCGAACAAGCACCATCATGGATGAACGGTTTGCTCTAACGGAGGACGAATACAAGGATATGATTCGGCGATATTTTCCGGAGGGGCCTGAGGGACCGCTGGATGGCATTCCGAGCAAGCAGAAGCGCAAGGTCGCCGTGCTGCGTCACATCGCTTCGTTCTTCCAGACTGGCGAAGCTTATTCAGAAGAGGAAGTGAACGAGAAGCTGAAGCGTTTTTCACCGGAGGAATATGTGACGATTCGCAGGTATTTGGTCGATTACGGGTATTTGGACCGCAAGAGCGATGGCTCTCAATATTGGGTGCCAACTATAGGAAGGGATGAGGATGGAATGAAGGATAGGTATATTGGTGAACTTGTAGGAGCTAAGAAGAGAGAGAAAGCCGCGGCTGCTGCCCAGACTGGCGAGGAACAGATGGAGGCTGTGGCAATGCCCGAAGCTGCCAGGTCTGGTCCCGATAAAGCCGCCCGGAAGGCTCTGACTGCAGAATATCAGGAGCGGGAGCGGGAGATGGGCGTCTATCAGATCAAAAATGAAGCGAACGGTCGTGTATTTATCGGGGCGTCGACCAATATGAACGGGCTGTGGAACAAGGAGAAGTTCGTGCTAGGACTAGGCTCTCATATGAACAAGGAGCTTCAGAAGGATTGGAAGCTGTTTGGCGAAGAGCAGTTCTCCTTCCATATCCTTGATACGGTTAAAACAGACGGTACCGTCCGTTATGACTATAAAGACGTCTATGACGAGGAAGGCAAGGAGCAGGCGGGGGTAACGAAGGGTTATCGCCGGGAAGTTGAGGCATTGAAGGACAAATGGCTGGAGAAGCTGAAGCCTTTTGGAGACAAAGGATATCATTAA
- a CDS encoding S-layer homology domain-containing protein, whose product MLQMKRNVIAAMSGIVLTLAVLMNMGIKGVDASERATIVKTFELANPIELLTLTVEGYDGLFRSRLMLPDGHVIHGPESTRIQYEDEARWSTVYSVSRAAKGLYTITIDAPIQAFYNLIVDVPLFSDIAGHWAREVISDYVSRGIVNGYGDGRFGPEDAVTGEALIKMMVLALTEEQPNGLFIWSKPFRWRMQDEELSLQMGWKEYDFLSKTSKPWSASYLSAAADLGITKDWDEGQMKASFKRKDVALLIGNMMSLLVMDTSKTVHFTDTSTLSKKYLDAISLISSQSIITGYPDKTFRPEAPVTRAETIKMIARLEGFLK is encoded by the coding sequence ATGTTACAAATGAAAAGAAACGTTATTGCTGCTATGTCTGGCATTGTTTTAACGCTGGCTGTGCTCATGAATATGGGGATCAAGGGCGTCGATGCGTCAGAGCGGGCAACTATTGTCAAAACGTTCGAGCTGGCCAATCCGATCGAATTATTGACCTTGACGGTGGAAGGCTACGATGGCCTGTTTCGTTCGCGCTTGATGCTGCCTGACGGGCATGTCATTCATGGGCCGGAGAGTACTCGAATCCAGTATGAGGACGAAGCTCGTTGGTCAACTGTTTATTCGGTCTCTCGGGCGGCGAAGGGACTCTATACGATCACGATCGATGCTCCAATCCAAGCCTTTTATAATCTTATCGTCGACGTGCCATTGTTTTCGGATATTGCGGGGCACTGGGCGAGGGAGGTCATCAGCGACTACGTCAGCCGCGGCATTGTGAATGGCTATGGGGATGGTCGGTTTGGTCCGGAGGATGCGGTGACTGGCGAAGCGCTTATTAAAATGATGGTGCTGGCGTTAACGGAGGAGCAGCCTAATGGGCTATTTATTTGGTCAAAACCGTTCCGTTGGAGGATGCAAGACGAAGAGCTAAGTCTCCAAATGGGCTGGAAGGAATATGACTTCTTGAGCAAAACGAGCAAGCCCTGGTCCGCATCGTATCTTAGCGCAGCTGCTGATTTAGGCATAACAAAAGACTGGGACGAGGGGCAGATGAAGGCGTCATTCAAAAGGAAGGACGTCGCGCTGTTAATCGGGAATATGATGAGTCTGCTGGTAATGGATACATCGAAGACGGTACATTTTACGGATACATCGACTCTTAGCAAAAAATATCTGGATGCCATTAGTCTGATTAGCAGCCAATCCATTATTACCGGCTATCCCGACAAAACATTTCGTCCGGAAGCTCCGGTTACAAGAGCCGAAACAATCAAAATGATTGCCCGACTTGAAGGCTTTCTTAAATAA
- a CDS encoding S-layer homology domain-containing protein, which translates to MKKLIVFGMTLMLVLGAIAPVGQANVAGAEELPFSDIAKHWAKDNILKAYESGLVDGFPDGTFRPDAVVTGDQFLVMMLRAHSVTVDGKTEFDPEWFDKLEEYQPTFLNTIKLTVKKQNFNFQNASNDYWAKPYVDFIYDTPVLKTWDTVFPKDYALYKKQIKREEASYLLGQWFTSLENSYQDMYIEYVIKNSGLKDFNNFGLDVGAHRASMLISGIMNGYPTMYFYPKRYVTRAEALTMAQRLRDPSLRKPFTPNLQGQYYTLVDTNYYLFSDKYKFDFYNTALNLAKKHVTTGFIHLSGGNAIEIFKSEDERDKFIYMTKTMQFTNRPLPELIVSVDPYDYKTVSIDFPFDTTFPNTKAYLNAAYELLAGGGKGAQLKSKVDSLVKEGLPENFTFNGKKYTFYNHGKTIELTMYY; encoded by the coding sequence ATGAAGAAGCTGATTGTATTTGGTATGACACTTATGCTTGTATTAGGCGCGATTGCACCAGTTGGACAAGCCAACGTGGCTGGGGCTGAAGAGCTTCCATTTAGTGATATTGCTAAACATTGGGCCAAGGACAATATCCTCAAGGCTTACGAGAGCGGTCTTGTCGATGGATTTCCGGATGGCACATTTCGACCGGATGCTGTGGTGACGGGTGATCAATTTCTGGTTATGATGCTTCGTGCGCATAGCGTTACTGTGGATGGGAAGACGGAGTTTGATCCGGAGTGGTTTGATAAATTAGAGGAGTATCAACCAACGTTTTTAAATACTATCAAGCTGACCGTCAAAAAGCAAAACTTTAATTTTCAAAATGCCAGTAATGACTATTGGGCTAAACCGTATGTTGATTTTATTTATGATACGCCAGTATTGAAAACGTGGGATACGGTTTTTCCAAAAGACTACGCCCTCTATAAAAAGCAGATTAAGAGGGAAGAGGCATCATATTTATTAGGCCAATGGTTCACTTCCTTAGAAAACAGCTATCAAGATATGTACATTGAATACGTAATTAAAAACTCGGGTCTAAAGGATTTTAATAATTTTGGTTTAGATGTAGGTGCTCATCGAGCATCTATGCTTATTTCAGGAATTATGAATGGTTATCCGACCATGTATTTCTACCCTAAACGGTATGTTACGAGAGCAGAAGCATTAACAATGGCTCAGCGACTTAGAGATCCATCTCTTCGTAAGCCCTTTACTCCAAATTTGCAGGGTCAATATTACACATTGGTTGATACCAACTATTACCTTTTCAGTGATAAGTATAAATTTGATTTCTATAATACTGCCCTAAACCTCGCAAAAAAACACGTAACAACCGGGTTCATTCATCTATCTGGAGGAAACGCAATCGAGATTTTCAAGTCGGAGGATGAAAGAGATAAATTTATATATATGACGAAAACAATGCAATTCACAAATAGACCTCTACCCGAATTGATTGTTTCAGTTGATCCGTATGATTACAAAACAGTCAGTATCGACTTTCCATTTGATACAACATTCCCGAACACTAAAGCCTATTTGAATGCGGCATATGAGTTGCTTGCAGGAGGCGGTAAGGGGGCTCAACTTAAATCCAAGGTCGATTCGCTTGTAAAGGAAGGACTACCCGAAAACTTTACTTTTAATGGGAAAAAATACACTTTCTATAATCACGGAAAAACCATCGAATTAACGATGTACTACTAG